In Onychostoma macrolepis isolate SWU-2019 chromosome 04, ASM1243209v1, whole genome shotgun sequence, one DNA window encodes the following:
- the LOC131538408 gene encoding zinc finger protein 436-like isoform X2, which produces MRDPEPCRIKHTEDTEQQTEIIDKYNENEELSEVEEKNHVKTGEKALSCPHTKEKDLKKRRVHTGEKAFKCSDCDKRFSQSIHLKTHERIHTGEKAYHCTACGKRFSRSSALHRHTKTFTIL; this is translated from the exons atgagagatccagagccctgcagaatcaaacacactgaagatactgaacaacaaacag agaTTATTGACAAATACAATGAGAATGAAGAACTGAGTGAAGTTGAGGAGAAAAATCATGTCAAAACTGGAGAAAAAGCTTTGAGCTGCCCTCACACCAAAGagaaagatttaaagaaaagaagagttcacactggagagaaagcGTTCAAGTGTTCagactgtgacaagagattcagtcagtcaatacatctgaaaacacatgagaggattcacactggagagaaagcGTATCACTGCACTGCGTGTGGGAAGCGTTTCAGTCGTTCATCTGCtctacacagacacacaaaaacattcaca attttataa
- the LOC131538408 gene encoding zinc finger protein 436-like isoform X1, protein MRDPEPCRIKHTEDTEQQTEIIDKYNENEELSEVEEKNHVKTGEKALSCPHTKEKDLKKRRVHTGEKAFKCSDCDKRFSQSIHLKTHERIHTGEKAYHCTACGKRFSRSSALHRHTKTFTGWRKIVILWSRKGCSQTFLGVLSTLRISHLQVIMIVASS, encoded by the exons atgagagatccagagccctgcagaatcaaacacactgaagatactgaacaacaaacag agaTTATTGACAAATACAATGAGAATGAAGAACTGAGTGAAGTTGAGGAGAAAAATCATGTCAAAACTGGAGAAAAAGCTTTGAGCTGCCCTCACACCAAAGagaaagatttaaagaaaagaagagttcacactggagagaaagcGTTCAAGTGTTCagactgtgacaagagattcagtcagtcaatacatctgaaaacacatgagaggattcacactggagagaaagcGTATCACTGCACTGCGTGTGGGAAGCGTTTCAGTCGTTCATCTGCtctacacagacacacaaaaacattcaca GGCTGGAGGAAGATTGTCATCCTTTGGAGCAGAAAGGGCTGCAGCCAAACGTTCTTGGGTGTGCTCTCCACTCTGCGGATCTCTCACTTGCAGGTCATCATGATCGTCGCCTCCAGTTGA